Below is a window of Fimbriimonadaceae bacterium DNA.
GCCGACCTTGGATTTGGGTCCGATACGCGAACGGTTAGAGCAAGTCAACGCGTCTACTCCTGTAGAGACGCTGGACAGCCCGCTTTCTGGTGACGAGATCATGGCGGTCCTAGGGGTTGAGCCCGGGGAGCAGGTTGGCAGGTGGAAAGCGTTTCTTTGTGAAAGGGTATTGGAGGGCGACCTTATCGCTGGGGATAAGGCCGGTGCAGAGCGTCTGTTGCTCGAAGCATTTCATAAGAACGTCGATAGGGGTCCATTGTAAACCGGAGCGCCGGTGCTTTACAATGGAGTCTTAGGCGGTCTATTGAGGGCGCCCACTTTGCCATTGATTGATCTGTGTGTTAGGAATAATCAAATTGAATCCAAGTAAACGGGAGACCGCATTCGGGTGGACTTAGGCCCTCCTCTACAGTTCACTGGCAGACTGAGGGTTTATCACGAAGGCAGAAAGCTGCTGTTCTTCGGTGGGAATGACTATCACCGTCTCACCCAAAACCCCGACGTGCATCGCACGCTGATGGTCACCCTTGACGATCAGGGGCTGAGCCTTGCCGGGTCACGGGTGACGACGGCGAACCATATTATCTATGGCGAGCTTGAAGAATCGCTCGCTCGTTTTTTTGCCACCGAAGCTTCCCTCTTGACGCCGACCGGATATGCCGCGAACACGATTTTGTTTCAGGGCATTGCCGACGAGTTTGACAAAGTTTTCCTCGACGAGCGCGCGCATGGAAGCCTGGTGGATGCGGCGCTTTGTGCTCGGCTGGAGATGATCACCTACAAGACGAGCGACCCTGAGGACCTTCAAGCCAAGCTCAAGGAGCACCTACAGCCAAAGGAGAGGCCGCTCATCGCCACCGATTCGATCTTTGCGAGCGTTGGGGACTCCCCGCCACTGACTGATCTTGTAAAGATCGCCGAGGATCACGACGGGATGCTGGTGCTGGACGACGCCCATGCCGTCGGTGTTGTGGGTGATAACGGCAAGGGCTCTTGGTCGGAGTGGCATTTGAATCGTGAGTCGATCATTCAGGTGGGCACACTCAGCAAGGCCTTTGGCACGTACGGTGGGTTTGTTCTGGGTTCGCATGGACTGATTTCGAAAGTACGCTCGACCAGTCGTGCGTT
It encodes the following:
- a CDS encoding pyridoxal phosphate-dependent aminotransferase family protein, whose amino-acid sequence is MDLGPPLQFTGRLRVYHEGRKLLFFGGNDYHRLTQNPDVHRTLMVTLDDQGLSLAGSRVTTANHIIYGELEESLARFFATEASLLTPTGYAANTILFQGIADEFDKVFLDERAHGSLVDAALCARLEMITYKTSDPEDLQAKLKEHLQPKERPLIATDSIFASVGDSPPLTDLVKIAEDHDGMLVLDDAHAVGVVGDNGKGSWSEWHLNRESIIQVGTLSKAFGTYGGFVLGSHGLISKVRSTSRAFIGSTPIPIPMAAAAKKAVEVLDRDLDRVLRLRDYALSAKKLLRSFGLPQFESASPILSVTLMDAERNKRFGDHLKDWGIFPSFIDYPGSPPGGHFRFTLSSAHSSMDVEALMESIRLGVVAHGVEAK